The DNA window ACGATTTATGTGAGAAGTTTATCTCCATAACACCGAACAGGATAGGCTCAACAATGTTTGAGGGCGACTCACCTCGGCGAAGGTGCGGATAAGTTGCGTTAGGCCATTACATCCGTCCGCCGTTTAAGTCAGTCAAGCTGCAAGCGAGCGACCGAACAGTCAAAGGACTGCTGTCGTCATCACTCCCACTCGTAATTACGCAGCGTAATTGCTCGTTTTCGCAGAAGTGGTACAGGAGGATCCAGTGCGACGAGGGCGTCTCTCACCTAACTATGTAGTAACGGAGTTGTTTAGCCACGTCTTCGTGTGCCGTATTATGGGGCATTGAGCGATGTGCACCGTCGTCGTGATCTGCAACCGTAATCCTACTCGTGgagaggtccctatataatcAATTTTGTTGTATGTTGCCTTTTAAGTCGACCATGGTGACCTACACATCAGCTGCGCTACAATGATACCGTGGTCATTTGGGATCGGTTGTAATCAAAAATCGGCCCTACCTCTACAGCTTACGTgattttacacaacaaatcAAAGCCTTTCGAGAGACTGTGTACACGCAGTCTTTGGCCCAGATACCGGGAATGTAGACCTCCAAAGCACTGTACCTTAATGTTGCAGCTGAAgcgaaatttcatttctttttccgttGCAGCAATAGTTCTCGCTACTGAAGGTGTGTTTTTCGTAGCAGAGCTAGCGGCTGCagtcgaggtgagaccattaCTTATCACTACAGTCCGCCTGCGGCAAGCGAGAAACGCCTCGATAGCAACCGCGCCACTGAGAACCCATTCCAGCTAGCTTCCggcgttttgacccgaccacaACGTCGATTACGGAGACCAACTCCGCATTTTAAAGCTCAATTGCTTGCTAAATTTCACTCATCATATCCTCAAGCGTATGTTTGCTGCTGAAAATGCATTTCTTTGTCATTAATTGTACGGTgggatcaaaacgatctgactTGTGGTGCAATCGCACTAGCGCTTACATTTGAAGTGGCGCGATTAGGATTGTATTTGATTGCACAAAGAAGCCACTTTTCGTTGTGCACTTCAAATCGACTCACTGTACCCTTACTACCGTCCAGAAAATATGGTGCAATGTGTAAACCCTACCTTACAAGACAACTAAACACAACGAATTTATCAGAATACCAATCTCACCTTCCGCTTCTATCTCGGCACACTAGCCGATGAAAATGCTCATTCTCAACGTTAGTGTAACTGAATATGACAAAAATATACTTAGCATCTCAACTTACCCATGATACGCCTGCTAGCTACTGCTGTTCTTTGAACTTATTATGCCTTCGCAACGCTCATACTAATGCTTCGTCAATAATTTTCACAACTTGATAACAACCAGCCTACCGATAACATGATAATAGGCACCCAGGCTAGCAGAAACACTCGCTCACTTGCCGATCCTCTAAGACAATTTCGCATCCTTCTCTGCTTATTATGTAGAATCAATCTTCTAGAACAACACATAACAATATTTATAAGAAAAACTGAACATGAACACTGCGGAGATCTATGATAGATgtataaaatgaacaaaaaaaaaactcacagcGCACCACAAAATGTTTTGAATTCACAAGGACACAACTACTCGCATTAGAAACAGTAACAACTTATAACGTTTTCAAATTTAGGACGAATCAGAGAACAAAATCAATAGGTCGAAATGGTCAGTCATCATTAGGAGGTGTGGGGCTGCGTGATCGCATTTCAGCTTCTCCATTGCCGTTTCCAATGGGCGAGGCAGAGCGACGTGGGGAACCATCACGAGATCTGCAGAGAGCATCAAATATCATACGTACATACAGTGCcgaaaatggaataaaatcatgaaaagcaaagaaaaaacttactgGCTCCTTGACCGGGACCTAGATTTCGATCTGCTTCCATTCTCCTCCTTCTTTGGTGACGCACTGCGTGAGCGCGAACGTGAGTGAGAGCGAGACCGTGAACGCGACTTACTGGCACTCCTTGAACGCGATCTGCTCCCAGAACGAGATCGTGAGCGGCTACGACTAAAATAATAGATTTTCTACGATGCTGTTGATGTAGGAAACACTGGAGGAACAACCGAACAGAAGCAAAATAGACTAAATCTTGTGTGGATAGCTTCATATAAGTTTAGAATCAACTACGCTCTCTTTACCTTTCCTTGCATTTTTGTCGATATGTCTATGCTCTCTCAGCTGCCACACATGCAAAGTTCCAAAGAGCCATTACCACACGCTTTTATTGCACATAATTACAAGTGTGCTAACCTGCGGCTCCTCGATCGCTTCCTGTCACGAGAATGGCTGCGGCTTCTTTTCTCAGAATCATCAATTAGCTTCAATTTGCGCCCATTAATTTCCTCTCCTTGTAGCTTATCCAAAGCACGTTCCAAATCCTCACGTGTTGCAAAGCAGACTactctaaaaaagaaaactgtgacactaataaaaaaaaggtttcaggaaaataaaaacgaataacGCCTACCCCTcgttcctttcatttttgtgtGCGTCGGCAAAAGTGACTTCACATCCTGCTTTGCGCATTAGATCTTTCAAATCCTACAAATAATTGACACTCAATTAAAAGCCTATGTGAGAGAACCAACATACAGCCCTACACAACTGGGTATACTAATAAACATGAAGTGCTGACTTTTGACACCGCAACCTTAGCATCATAAACATTGCAGAAAGACATAGAAGTTTCGGTAAGAAGTTCACATgacaaaaatttcaacataTCCT is part of the Necator americanus strain Aroian chromosome V, whole genome shotgun sequence genome and encodes:
- a CDS encoding hypothetical protein (NECATOR_CHRV.G20065.T3), with amino-acid sequence MATRVYIGRLSYRASERDIEHFFRGYGRIRDIVLKNGFGFVEFDEPRDADDAVYDLNGKELAGERVMLEFSKRGPRTGGRGYDRYPPQRREASSRYGPPTQTRHRMIVENLSTRISWQDLKDLMRKAGCEVTFADAHKNERNEGVVCFATREDLERALDKLQGEEINGRKLKLIDDSEKRSRSHSRDRKRSRSRSRSRSRSRSGSRSRSRSASKSRSRSRSHSRSRSRSASPKKEENGSRSKSRSRSRSQSRDGSPRRSASPIGNGNGEAEMRSRSPTPPNDD
- a CDS encoding hypothetical protein (NECATOR_CHRV.G20065.T1) — translated: MGEFDWLLVTSCSHEEGYFEDMLKFLSCELLTETSMSFCNVYDAKVAVSKDLKDLMRKAGCEVTFADAHKNERNEGVVCFATREDLERALDKLQGEEINGRKLKLIDDSEKRSRSHSRDRKRSRSRSRSRSRSRSGSRSRSRSASKSRSRSRSHSRSRSRSASPKKEENGSRSKSRSRSRSQSRDGSPRRSASPIGNGNGEAEMRSRSPTPPNDD